GCGGCCGAGCCGGGAGGCCGGGTCGGGTGCCACCCGCACCTCGCCGGCGAGCAGTCTGCCCGTCGAGGTCAGGTGCACCGGCAGGACCACGTCCTCGGTGGGCAGGGTGCCGACGACGGACGCCGTCCGCGTGTCGACGACACGGATCCCGGTGGCCGGCCGTTCCCCGGTGACTCCGGAGAAGTCGGCGTAGGGCGCGGCGACGAAGGCGTGCGCGCCGTCGGCGGACACGGCCAGGCCCTCACTGCCGGGCACCTCGGCCCTCGCGGTGAGCGTGTCTCGTTCGAGGTCGACGATCGACACGAACGGCGCTTCCTTGTTGGTGGCGCAGCCCGTCCGCCCCGCCGGGTCGATGGCGAACCAGTGGGGTCCGGGCGCGTCCGTGTCGATCCTGCCCACGGGCCGGCGGGTCTCCGTGTCGACCACCACGACACCGCCGGGCCGGTCGTCCTTGCCTTCCACACTGACGTAGAGGCGGCCGCGCGCCGGGTCCAGCGCCAGTCCGTGCGGCCCGTGTTCCGGGGCGAGGTCGACGAGCTCGACGATGCGGCGGGCGTCGGGGTCGATGACGGCGACTTCGGTGCGCCGGCCGCCGTTGGCGTGGTAGTAGCCCGAGCGGTACGTCAGGGTGCACCACAGCAGCCGCCGCGTCGCGTCGAAGCACAACTCGTGCGGCTCGGCCGGGACTCGCACATCGCCGAGGTGCCGGTCGGAGACCACGTCGAAGAACGAGACCGTCGGTCCGCTCTGGCTGACGACGGCCAGGACGTCACCTTCCCTGCCGTCACGGGGGGACTGCTGCACGAGAGCTCCTCGAAGAGAGTGCCGAAGGAATGCCGCGCGTCTTCGCGGGCCGTCACCACCCTCCGCGCCGCAGGAGGTCCGCAGCAATGCAAGGATCGGCACAGGATCATTGACCCGAAGCGCAAAAATGCAGCTCAGGAGGGCACTGTGGATCTCAACCTGCTGCGGGTCCTGGACGTCCTGCTCCAGGAGAACAGCGTGACCCGCGCGGCGGAGCGCCTCGGCACCTCGCCCGCAGCGGTCAGCCGTACCCTGGCCCGGCTCCGCCGCGCCGTCGGCGACCCGCTGCTGGTCCGGGCCGGCCAGGAGATGGTTCCCACCCCGCGGGCCGTGCAACTCCGGGAGGAAGTGGGCGCGTTGCTGCGCCGCTGCGACGCCGTCCTGCGGCCCGGCCCCGGTTTCGACGCCACGCACCTCCAGCGCACCTTCACGGTGCAGGCGGCCGACCTGCTGCTGGTGGGACTGGCGAGGAACCTGACCGAGCGGATCCACGCCGAGGCGCCTCGGGTCGACGTCGTCTTCCTGCCGGAGGCGGTGGAGGGCGGCCCCGGGCTGCGGCAGGGCTGGGTGGACGTCGAACTGGGCGTCCTCGGACACCTGGACCCGGAGATCCGGACCCGGCAGCTCGCGCGGACACCCCTGGTCGGCATCGCCCGCAGCGGCCACCCCCTCTTCGAGGGGCGCATCGACGCCCGCCGCTTCGCCGCGGCCGACCACATCGGCATCTCCCGGCTCGGCAAGCGCCTCGGGCCCATCGACAGCGCGCTCGCGGAACTCGGGCTGCACCGCCGGACCGCGGTCGTGGTGCCCAGCCACACGAGCGCGATGATGCTCGCCCGGGACACCGACCTCGTCGCGCTCAGCCTGGCCGACTGGCTCCCCGACACCGTCACCGCGATGGGGCTGCGGACGTTCCCCGTCCCCCTCGATCTGCCGCCCCTCGACCTCGGGATGGCCTGGCACCCCCGCAACTCGGCCGATCCCGGGCACCGCTGGTTCCGTGAGCACCTGGCGGCCGTCGTCCTCGCGGCACCAGCGGAACCGGGGGCGTTAGCCCGTACTTCCGGCTGACGCCCATTCCTGCCTGCCGGCCGGCCGCGCCCCGCCGCCCGCATCGGCACGGGCGTCAACCGGGGCCGGTCCCCGGGGCCCCGACGCGACGGGAGGGACACTGCGCTCCTCGCACCCGGCGTGGCGGAGGGCCGGGCAGTCCGGGAGCCGGGGAGCGCGCCCGTGTCCGCCGCGCCCCTCCGGCCCCCGGTCCCGGCGTGTGCCTACGCCGCGTCCTCGGTGAAGTCCTCCTCCAGGGGGCCCTCCTCGCCGACGCCCTCCGCTCCCATCATGGCGGCGCCGAACCCGCCGAGGATCTCGTCCATGTCGAGCTCGGTGGCACCGGCCGGGGCCGTGGGGGCCTGCCCCTCGCTCATCCTCACCACCAGGCCCAGCTTCTTCACCTTCGCGTTCTCGGCCAGCTCGGCGAGGTCGACGTACACCTCGCTCAACTCGCCGTTCTTGAGCGTGAAGTCGGCCGTGACCTTGGTGTTCGGGGCGTCCGCGAAGTCCTTGGCCGTGGGCATCTCCGCACCCGGCGGCAGCTTCTTCGCGAGCGGACGGATCTCGTCGAAGAACTCCGTGACCAGAGTCCGGAACGGCGCGGTGGCGGTGATGTGCTCGGAGCCGTCCTTCTCGCCGGCGCTCCTGAAGTCGACCTCCCGGGCGATGGTCTCGCGCAGCGCGTCCAGCAACTGCCGCTGAGTCCTGGCGTCGAGGGTGGGCTCCGGCGAGGG
Above is a genomic segment from Streptomyces glaucescens containing:
- a CDS encoding LysR substrate-binding domain-containing protein, producing the protein MLRRCDAVLRPGPGFDATHLQRTFTVQAADLLLVGLARNLTERIHAEAPRVDVVFLPEAVEGGPGLRQGWVDVELGVLGHLDPEIRTRQLARTPLVGIARSGHPLFEGRIDARRFAAADHIGISRLGKRLGPIDSALAELGLHRRTAVVVPSHTSAMMLARDTDLVALSLADWLPDTVTAMGLRTFPVPLDLPPLDLGMAWHPRNSADPGHRWFREHLAAVVLAAPAEPGALARTSG
- a CDS encoding YncE family protein, with amino-acid sequence MQQSPRDGREGDVLAVVSQSGPTVSFFDVVSDRHLGDVRVPAEPHELCFDATRRLLWCTLTYRSGYYHANGGRRTEVAVIDPDARRIVELVDLAPEHGPHGLALDPARGRLYVSVEGKDDRPGGVVVVDTETRRPVGRIDTDAPGPHWFAIDPAGRTGCATNKEAPFVSIVDLERDTLTARAEVPGSEGLAVSADGAHAFVAAPYADFSGVTGERPATGIRVVDTRTASVVGTLPTEDVVLPVHLTSTGRLLAGEVRVAPDPASRLGRQAPGRLTVFHAGTRERLGHVEVGLFPLTIASSPDGRLAYVACVVSSTVDIVDLETLERLARLDIAKLGEPGAHGLAYLPRRA